A window of the Hypnocyclicus thermotrophus genome harbors these coding sequences:
- a CDS encoding response regulator transcription factor, translating to MKRILIIEDEKNIRKIIKDYLKKENYKILEAEDGEEGLNKFFENNIDLVILDIMLPKIDGWSVCKQIRHKNKEVYILMLTARDKELDEIFGFELGADEYITKPFSPRVLVAKINRIFKKNLELNKSNKIKIEKLLINKDSHRVYYDNNLLNLSPKEYELLLYLIENKNIVLSREKILDNVWGYNFFGDVRTVDTHIKKLRKKIENNYIETIRGYGYMFSFKEIDYEKNK from the coding sequence ATGAAAAGAATACTTATTATTGAAGATGAAAAAAATATACGAAAAATAATAAAAGATTATTTGAAAAAAGAAAATTATAAAATATTAGAAGCTGAAGATGGAGAAGAAGGATTAAATAAGTTTTTTGAAAATAATATTGATTTAGTAATATTAGATATAATGTTACCTAAAATAGATGGATGGAGTGTATGCAAACAAATTAGGCATAAAAATAAAGAAGTATATATTCTGATGTTAACAGCTAGAGATAAAGAATTAGATGAAATATTTGGATTTGAGCTTGGAGCAGATGAATATATAACAAAACCATTTAGTCCAAGAGTATTAGTAGCTAAAATAAATAGAATTTTTAAAAAAAACTTAGAATTAAATAAAAGTAATAAAATAAAAATAGAGAAATTACTAATAAATAAAGATAGTCATAGAGTATATTATGATAATAATTTACTTAATTTATCACCAAAAGAGTATGAACTTTTATTATATTTAATAGAAAACAAGAATATAGTTTTGTCACGAGAAAAAATATTAGATAATGTATGGGGATATAATTTTTTTGGAGATGTACGAACAGTAGATACACATATTAAAAAACTTAGAAAAAAAATAGAAAATAATTATATTGAAACAATAAGAGGGTATGGTTATATGTTCTCATTTAAGGAGATTGATTATGAAAAAAACAAATAA
- a CDS encoding sensor histidine kinase: MKKTNKFSIKMFFIFSLILFFSMIFIILLNRVFLNKYYIYKYKIKMEKELKEISKNQNDIYYIIKNYKGEFNVFISKKKNFRDNNFHMSMGMMTNTTMMKNHIINNLIKKLDENKDYIIDSYYNMPFGYNEIVGVLKKNDDFIVMTFPINKIKENSQIANELFLIIVFIVIFSVSFVNFYFIKRFSKPLKKLIDFTNGLANLDFSKRIQLKTGDEIENLANSFNYLANELEINFKKLNDVTENLKKEKDIRDEFLKNVNHELKTPIALIKAYTEGLKDNIADDREEYYNIILNETDRMEEMVKKLLEVIKNEEINLKKLEKINLKNYIENILEKFKVDFINNNIKKDIEINESINICYTKTDFETLMVNIITNAIGNIKEPKQFYIKGKDNNEYIELAIFNSSEKIDDEEIEKLWEPFYKKDKSRKRSYGGTGLGLSIIKKILNKHKNNFLFAYNENKKGMEFKILFKKESCK, translated from the coding sequence ATGAAAAAAACAAATAAATTTAGTATTAAAATGTTTTTTATATTTTCGTTAATATTGTTTTTTTCAATGATATTTATAATTTTATTAAATAGAGTGTTTCTAAATAAATATTATATATATAAATATAAAATAAAAATGGAAAAAGAGTTAAAAGAAATATCTAAAAACCAGAATGATATTTATTATATAATAAAAAATTATAAAGGTGAATTTAATGTTTTTATATCAAAGAAAAAAAACTTTAGAGATAATAATTTTCATATGAGTATGGGAATGATGACAAATACTACTATGATGAAAAATCATATTATAAATAATCTTATTAAAAAATTAGATGAAAATAAAGATTATATAATAGATAGTTACTATAATATGCCTTTTGGATATAATGAAATAGTAGGAGTTTTAAAAAAAAATGATGATTTTATAGTTATGACATTTCCGATTAATAAAATTAAAGAAAATTCCCAAATAGCAAATGAATTATTTCTAATAATAGTTTTTATAGTAATATTTTCAGTGAGTTTTGTTAATTTTTATTTTATAAAAAGATTTTCAAAACCTCTAAAGAAACTCATTGATTTTACTAATGGTTTAGCCAATCTTGATTTTTCTAAACGAATCCAATTAAAAACAGGAGATGAAATAGAAAATTTAGCAAATTCATTTAATTATTTGGCAAATGAATTAGAAATAAATTTTAAAAAATTAAATGATGTAACAGAAAATCTAAAAAAAGAAAAGGATATTAGGGATGAATTTTTAAAAAATGTAAATCACGAATTAAAAACCCCAATAGCTTTAATTAAAGCATATACAGAAGGATTAAAAGACAATATTGCAGATGATAGAGAGGAATATTATAATATTATTTTAAATGAAACTGATAGAATGGAAGAAATGGTAAAAAAACTTCTTGAAGTAATAAAAAATGAAGAAATAAATTTAAAAAAATTAGAAAAAATTAATTTGAAAAATTATATAGAAAATATTTTAGAGAAATTTAAAGTTGATTTTATAAATAATAATATAAAAAAAGATATAGAAATAAACGAAAGCATAAATATTTGTTATACTAAAACAGATTTTGAAACATTAATGGTAAATATTATTACGAATGCAATAGGAAATATAAAAGAGCCAAAACAGTTTTATATAAAAGGAAAAGATAATAATGAATATATAGAACTTGCTATATTCAATAGTAGTGAAAAAATAGATGATGAAGAAATAGAAAAATTGTGGGAGCCATTTTACAAAAAAGATAAATCAAGAAAAAGAAGTTATGGTGGAACAGGACTTGGATTATCAATAATAAAAAAAATATTAAATAAACATAAAAATAATTTTTTATTTGCATATAATGAAAATAAAAAAGGTATGGAATTTAAAATTTTATTTAAAAAAGAGAGTTGTAAATAA
- a CDS encoding sensor histidine kinase, translating into MFRYLLRGKKSKIKVLIGKNNLLKKENEELKNEIYALKHRKEKIFSIISHDLMGQIATYNNLVEYLLIKLYSEDVEKKYIERTLLQLKESSKTTYNLLENLLYWAKSHLNQIEFNPNEFELREAITSQMKILKLNAENKNISLNTSIDKKIYMITDENMLKTIIRNLLSNAIKFTENNGKIEVLAEKKDNCVTITIKDSGVGISEEKINKILNNFKFSSTSGTNGEDGTGLGLILCIDFIKRLGGDLKISSIINIGSSFSFTIPITKKT; encoded by the coding sequence ATGTTTAGGTATTTATTAAGGGGGAAAAAAAGTAAAATTAAAGTTTTAATAGGTAAAAATAATTTATTGAAAAAAGAAAATGAAGAACTAAAAAATGAAATCTATGCATTAAAACATAGAAAAGAAAAAATATTTTCAATTATTTCTCATGACTTAATGGGGCAAATTGCTACTTATAATAATTTAGTAGAATATTTATTGATAAAACTATATAGTGAAGATGTCGAAAAAAAATATATTGAACGAACTCTTTTACAATTAAAAGAATCTTCAAAAACTACTTATAACTTATTAGAAAATTTATTATATTGGGCAAAATCTCACCTCAATCAAATTGAATTCAATCCTAATGAATTTGAATTAAGAGAAGCTATTACTAGTCAAATGAAAATACTTAAATTAAATGCTGAAAACAAAAATATATCTTTAAATACTTCTATAGATAAAAAAATTTATATGATTACTGATGAAAACATGCTAAAAACTATTATCCGAAATCTACTTTCTAATGCAATAAAGTTTACTGAGAATAATGGTAAAATTGAAGTTTTAGCTGAAAAAAAAGACAATTGTGTAACTATCACAATAAAAGATTCTGGAGTTGGTATATCAGAAGAAAAAATAAATAAAATATTAAATAATTTTAAATTTTCTAGTACTAGTGGGACAAATGGTGAAGATGGCACTGGTCTTGGTCTTATTTTATGTATTGATTTTATTAAAAGATTAGGCGGGGATTTAAAAATTTCTAGTATTATTAATATTGGAAGTTCATTTAGTTTTACCATTCCTATTACAAAAAAAACTTAA
- a CDS encoding ATP-binding cassette domain-containing protein: MIEFLGMNDNKVKTLTIYPGYNKYGEKENYDKIDVHAGEIICIVGPTGSGKSRLLADIEWAAQGDTPTKRIIHIDNNPVDIANRFSAGNKLVAQLSQNMNFVMDLTVYEFLKLHAQSRMVENDEEIVKKIIAKANELAGEKFTKDTPITSLSGGQSRALMIADTAILSSSPIVLIDEIENAGIDRKKALELLVGEEKIVIMATHDPILALMGNKRIVINNGGITKIINVTEKERSILSELEKLDKIMQDMRNKLRYGKEITLDKKI, translated from the coding sequence ATGATAGAATTTCTTGGAATGAATGATAATAAAGTTAAAACACTTACAATTTATCCAGGATACAATAAATACGGTGAAAAAGAAAATTATGATAAAATAGATGTCCATGCTGGAGAAATAATATGTATTGTTGGACCTACAGGTAGTGGAAAAAGTAGATTATTAGCTGATATTGAATGGGCCGCTCAAGGAGATACTCCTACAAAAAGAATTATTCATATAGATAATAATCCTGTTGATATAGCAAATAGATTTTCAGCTGGTAATAAACTAGTCGCTCAATTATCTCAAAATATGAACTTTGTAATGGATCTTACTGTATATGAATTTTTAAAACTTCATGCACAAAGTAGAATGGTTGAAAATGATGAAGAAATAGTAAAAAAAATAATAGCAAAAGCTAATGAATTAGCTGGAGAAAAATTTACTAAAGATACACCTATAACAAGTCTTAGTGGAGGTCAATCTAGAGCGCTTATGATCGCTGATACAGCAATATTAAGTAGTTCTCCTATAGTACTTATAGATGAAATTGAAAATGCCGGAATTGATAGAAAAAAAGCTCTTGAACTATTAGTAGGAGAAGAAAAAATTGTAATAATGGCTACACATGATCCTATTTTGGCACTTATGGGAAATAAAAGAATTGTCATAAATAACGGTGGAATTACAAAAATTATAAATGTAACAGAAAAAGAAAGAAGTATTTTATCAGAACTTGAAAAGCTTGATAAAATTATGCAAGATATGAGAAATAAACTAAGATATGGTAAAGAAATCACTTTAGATAAAAAAATTTAA
- a CDS encoding GTP-binding protein, whose product MNLITFSGPPSSGKTSVIIKTIESFKQRNIKVGVVKFDCLYTDDDLIYEKIGVPVKKGLSASLCPDHYFVSNIEEVVQWGREKNLDILITESAGLCNRCSPYIQDIKAICVIDNLSGINTPKKIGPMLKSADIVVITKGDIVSQAEREVFASRVNSVNPKAKTIHINGLTGQGAYELSTLMYDNNENIETLKGKKLRFSMPSALCSYCLGETRIGEEHQMGNVRKIDLGDNNAK is encoded by the coding sequence ATGAATCTAATTACATTTTCTGGTCCACCTTCATCAGGTAAGACTTCGGTTATTATTAAAACTATAGAAAGTTTCAAACAGAGAAATATAAAAGTAGGCGTTGTAAAATTTGATTGCCTATATACAGATGATGATTTAATATATGAAAAAATAGGTGTTCCTGTAAAAAAAGGATTATCTGCTTCTCTTTGTCCAGATCATTATTTTGTAAGTAATATCGAAGAAGTCGTTCAGTGGGGAAGAGAAAAGAATTTAGATATTTTAATTACAGAAAGTGCTGGACTTTGTAATAGATGCTCGCCTTATATTCAAGATATAAAAGCCATATGTGTAATAGATAATCTAAGTGGTATAAATACACCTAAAAAAATAGGTCCTATGTTAAAAAGTGCTGATATTGTTGTTATAACTAAAGGAGATATTGTTTCTCAAGCAGAAAGAGAAGTATTTGCTTCTAGAGTAAATTCAGTAAATCCAAAAGCAAAAACAATACATATAAATGGATTAACTGGCCAAGGCGCTTATGAATTATCTACTCTTATGTACGATAACAATGAAAACATTGAAACATTAAAAGGAAAAAAATTAAGATTCTCTATGCCTTCAGCTCTTTGCTCTTACTGTTTAGGAGAAACAAGAATTGGGGAAGAACATCAAATGGGAAATGTAAGAAAAATAGATTTGGGTGATAATAATGCTAAATAG
- a CDS encoding ABC transporter substrate-binding protein translates to MNFINKEMTIIEILNKYPETIEFFKSKGFKGFENNLMLKTVGKISLEQSIKLKKLSVDAFLEGINDFISHNIETEDITLKNSEIKTNSDISITGLLPCPVRVPLLEGFEKFKKQNSLNISADLKAASSGLDWLKESIKKDSSNISDIFISAGFDLFFEDDLMGQYRKEKIFEDITGITEYNKDFKDLNIKDPNNYYSIISVVPAVFLVNTEELGNKKFPKTWADILSDEYENSISLPVSDFDLFNAILLNIYKLYGEDGVKRLGRALLRSMHPAQMVKSDRLKMKKPIVTIMPYFFTKMTGQGGPMVAQWPEDGAIISPIFMLTKKNKKDKLENIAKFFASKEIGEILSHKGLFPSTHPKVDNKLENNKFIWLGWDFINSNDIGKLINYCEEIFNNSIKEEE, encoded by the coding sequence ATGAATTTTATAAATAAAGAAATGACAATAATCGAAATACTAAATAAATATCCAGAAACAATAGAGTTTTTCAAATCTAAGGGATTTAAAGGTTTTGAAAATAACTTAATGTTAAAAACTGTCGGAAAAATATCATTAGAGCAAAGTATAAAATTAAAAAAATTATCTGTTGATGCATTCCTTGAAGGAATTAACGATTTTATTTCTCATAACATTGAAACTGAAGATATTACATTAAAAAATTCAGAAATTAAAACTAATAGTGATATTTCAATTACTGGTCTTTTGCCTTGTCCGGTAAGAGTCCCATTATTAGAAGGATTTGAAAAATTTAAAAAACAAAATTCTTTAAATATCTCTGCAGATTTAAAAGCAGCTTCAAGTGGTCTTGATTGGTTAAAAGAAAGTATTAAAAAAGATAGTTCAAACATCTCAGATATATTTATCTCTGCAGGATTTGATTTGTTTTTTGAAGATGACTTAATGGGTCAATATAGAAAAGAAAAAATATTTGAAGATATTACTGGAATAACTGAATATAACAAAGATTTTAAAGATTTAAATATAAAAGATCCTAATAATTATTATTCTATAATATCTGTTGTACCTGCTGTATTTTTGGTAAATACTGAAGAGTTAGGAAATAAAAAATTTCCTAAAACTTGGGCAGATATATTATCAGATGAATATGAAAATTCTATAAGTTTACCTGTCTCAGATTTTGATTTATTCAACGCTATTTTATTAAATATCTATAAATTATATGGTGAAGATGGAGTTAAAAGACTTGGAAGAGCTCTGCTTAGAAGTATGCATCCTGCTCAAATGGTTAAATCAGATAGATTGAAAATGAAAAAACCTATTGTTACTATTATGCCTTATTTTTTTACAAAAATGACAGGTCAAGGAGGCCCTATGGTAGCTCAATGGCCAGAAGATGGAGCTATTATATCTCCCATATTTATGTTAACTAAAAAAAATAAAAAAGATAAATTAGAAAATATAGCAAAATTTTTTGCTTCAAAAGAAATAGGAGAAATATTATCTCATAAAGGTTTATTTCCATCTACACATCCTAAAGTAGATAATAAATTAGAAAATAATAAATTTATTTGGCTTGGATGGGATTTTATAAATTCAAATGATATCGGTAAATTAATTAATTATTGTGAAGAAATATTTAATAATTCAATTAAGGAGGAAGAATAG
- a CDS encoding Crp/Fnr family transcriptional regulator has protein sequence MKRLVEMSIFKGLKEIEIENILKKVRYNIKKYKKDEVIAFRGDEVNNMLILLEGFLYTEMQKNDGKCIKIDELKKGDILASAFIFGEMNYYPVDIYCKSDAEIFCITKSELLKLFRLNEQILVNYLNNISTKTQFLSKKIWFDFKNKSIIEKLRDYINENIKEDNTFKFHKSLKDISETFGVARPSLSRTLSHLIDKKIIERIGKNHYKILDEDKLLEEE, from the coding sequence ATGAAAAGATTAGTTGAAATGTCTATTTTTAAAGGTTTAAAAGAGATAGAAATAGAAAATATTTTAAAAAAAGTAAGATATAATATAAAAAAATATAAAAAAGATGAAGTAATTGCTTTTCGTGGAGATGAAGTTAACAATATGTTAATCTTATTAGAGGGATTTCTTTATACTGAAATGCAAAAAAATGATGGAAAATGTATTAAAATTGATGAATTAAAAAAAGGAGATATATTGGCAAGTGCATTTATTTTTGGAGAAATGAATTATTATCCAGTTGATATTTATTGTAAAAGTGATGCAGAAATATTTTGTATTACAAAATCTGAATTATTAAAGCTTTTTAGATTGAACGAACAAATACTTGTAAATTATTTAAATAATATATCGACAAAAACACAATTTTTAAGCAAAAAGATTTGGTTTGATTTTAAAAATAAATCAATTATAGAAAAATTAAGAGATTATATAAATGAAAATATAAAAGAAGATAATACGTTTAAATTTCATAAATCATTAAAAGATATATCGGAAACTTTTGGAGTAGCAAGACCATCATTATCAAGAACTCTATCACATTTGATAGATAAAAAAATAATAGAAAGAATAGGCAAAAATCATTATAAAATTTTAGATGAAGATAAATTATTAGAAGAAGAATAA